A segment of the Prochlorococcus sp. RS04 genome:
TTTTAAAAAATTAATCTAAAAAAATAAAAACTATCCATGTATTTCAAAAGAAAAGAACTAGAGAAATTTAGATGTTTTAAAGGACCACTTATAGATGTTAGGAGCCCGAGTGAGTATTATAAAGGACACATGCCTAATTCTATTAATATTCCACTATTTGATGATGATGAGAGATCTATAATTGGTACAATTTATAAAAAAGGAAGTAGAAAAAAAGCAGTCATAGAGGGATTAAAATTTTTTGAAAAAAAAATGGAATTACTTCTTGATAATTTATTCAAGAGTATTGAGTCTCATACAACTATTGCTAATAAAAATGATGAATTATTTATCAGGATATATTGCTCTAGAGGAGGAATGCGTTCACAAAGTATTGGATGGTTATTAGATAAATTTAAATTAAATATAGTTACACTTAATGGCGGATACAAAATATATAGAAAATGGGTATTAGATAGTTTTTCAAATAAGTTGAATTTAGTAGTTATTGGTGGGAAAACAGGAACAGGTAAGACAAGATTATTATCATTACTTGAGAAATATAAATATCAAACTATTGATCTTGAAGGATTTGCTTGTCATAGAGGAAGCACATTTGGAGGTTTAGGAATGAAAAAACAACCTTCAAATGAACAATTTGAAAATATAATTGCAGAAAAATTAAATTCTTTTAAATGTTCTAATAATATTTTTGTAGAAGCTGAAAGTGCAAATATAGGTAAATGTAAAATTCCTCATGAATTCTTTAATCAGATGAAAAACTCTAGGAGGATTGAAATTATAAGGAGCGAATCTAACAGGTTAGATGAGTTAATAGATACTTATAGTGTATTTAAAAAAGAGGAACTCCAAGAATCAGTACTAAGGATAAAAAAAAGACTAGGACCGCAAAGAACAAAAATTGCTCTTGAATCAATTAATAATGAGAAATGGGACTTAGTTTGCAAATCAGTTTTAGAATATTACGATAAGTGTTATGAATATGAAAAGGTTGGCAAAACTAATATAAAGATAATAGATTTAACTGATAAAAAATATGATGAAAGTACACTAGAGTTAATAAATAATGTTTTATAAAATAACTACAAACGAATATGAAAAATATTTCCTAAGATAAAAAATTATCAACCGAATATTATGACAACAAATAAAACTGCAAAAATACAATTTTATGAGGGAACTGATGAACCAGTAGTGCCTGAAATAAGACTGACTAGGAGTAAAGATGGTACTACCGGTCAAGCATTATTTTTATTTGAAAAACCTCAGGCATTATCTTCAATTACAGACGGTGAAATCACAGGTATGCGGATGATAGATTCCGAAGGTGAAATATTAACTAGAGAAGTTAAAGTAAAGTTTGTTGATGGAGAACCAATTTTTTTAGAAGCGGTTTATATTTGGAAGAACACACCAGACTTTGAAAGATTTATGAGATTTGCAAATAGTTATGCAAAATCAAATGGATTAGGATATTCTGAAAAGAAGTAGAGTATTATAAAAATTGAATAGTTCATTATATTTCAAGTTAGTAGCAATATTAATTACTTTATTAATAGTATGGACTTTAAGGGATTTTCTCCTCCTAATAATTTGTTCTTTAGTAATTTCAAATATTGTATGTAATCTATCTAATCAAATCCAAAATGGTTTGAAAATTCCTCGATCGATTTCTTTGTTTCTTGTCTTAACCGTCATATCAGTAATAATATTTTCTATTTTTATTCTTGTATTACCTCCGTTTATAAAAGAATTCAATGAAATACTAGTTGACATTCCAAATGGTTTATCAAAAATAAATATATTGATCAATACAAATCTCAACAAATTTAATAGCTTATTTTATGGCGAACAATCAGAAAATGTTATAGACATATTTAGTTTAATAAATAATGTAGTTACCATTCCAGATGTCTCAACTATTGCAAAAGCTATTCAAGAAAGTTTTAAGAATTTAATTAATATTGCGGGGAATCTAGGTTCAGGTCTTTTGAGATTAGTATTCGTATTAGCAGTGAGTTTGATGATTTCTATTGAACCAAAACAATATAAAGAAAATGTACTTCTATTAATACCAAAAAATTACCGAAATAAATTTAGAAATATTCTGGAAAAATGCAATATTGCATTAGCAAATTGGACCTTTTCTATGGTCATAAGCTCATTATCAGTAGGTTTATTATCATTAATAGTTTTATCTATATTAGATGTCAAATACGTTGTCTCAAATGCTTTAATAGCAATGGTTCTTAATATAATTCCGAATATAGGTCCAGTTATTAGTGGTATATTTCCAATCTCAATTGCGCTACTAGATAATTTTTGGAAACCACTGGCAGTTTTAGGATCATATGTAATCATTCAAAATATTGAAAGCTATATCATAATGCCATCTATAATGAAGAAAAAAGCAAACCTACTTCCTGGTTTGACATTAATATCACAATTTGGATTTACCTTCATTTTTGGTCCATTAGGCTTAATACTATCTCTTCCATTAGCTGTAGTAATACAGGTTTTAATCAAAGAATCATTTAAAGATATTTAAAAACTACTTAATTAATTTTTTATATAAATATGGGTATGAAAAAAGTATAAAGATAGCTAAGGGATGTTTACCTATAGCAAAATATAGAGAACTAAAAGTAAAATGATCAAATAATATTCTTAGCTCAGTAGAAAGATCTATTAAAACTAAAGAAAATAAAATTATCAAATAGTAATTCAATTTCATAGAATGAGGAGCTTAAGCTCAGTCTTTAAGCAATAAAGATGGAGCCAATAAAATACTTGAAAAACTTCCAACAATAATGCCTAATGATAAGGCCAAAGAAAACCAAAACAGCGAGTAAGATCCAAACAAAATTATGCTTAATAAAGGGATAAGGGTTGTAATACTGGTAAAAGTTGTTCTCCTAAATGATTCGTTTACTGATAATTGAATAGTTTCGTTATAGCCTTCTTCCTTTGATTTTAAATTCTCACGTATTCTATCAAAAATAACAACAGTATCATTTACGGAATAACCAGCAATAGTTAACAAGGACACCGCAAATAAACTATTTACTTCGACAGATAATATAATCCCTAACCAGGAAAATATACCGAAAACAATTAATAAATCATGGAATAAGGCTAATAATGCAAATAATGCATATTTTTTATCGAACCTAATAGTTATATATAAAGATATTGCAAATAAAGAAACCAACAATGAAGTAACACAATTGGTAAGTAATCTTTTCCCAAGTTTTGGACCTATTAATCTTGAATCCTTACTCTCATAATTTAGAGGTCCAATAATATTATCAAGATTAGTAATTAGATTATTTGATTCTTCGATACTCAAATAAGGTGTTCTTATTGAAATTAATTTATTATTATTTTGGAATTGTAATTTAATATTATTTATAAATTTTTTATTACTAGAGATATCTCTTAAATTTTCTAAAACTGAATCAGGGGAAAGATTAGAACATTCATCTTCACAAACTCTTTCTATTCTTAGTTCATTTCCTCCAACAAAATCCATCCCTAAATTTATAGGTTTCTTATAGGAAGTATTAAAAGTTGAATATAAAATTCCTAAAAGACTTAGCAAAATAAGAAAAGTTGAAAAACTAATTATCTTTCTTTTATTTTTTATAAGTTCAAGATTATAATTCATGGGAAATTAGAAACAAAAAATTTAATTTGAAAAATTATTCTTGGGTAGAAAGAGATTTTTTTGCCTTAAAGATTGATATGTTGTAAAAAATCTCAAAATAGTTTTAGAACAATTTAATGAGGTAAACAAGCTTATTAGAACTCCAATACCTAATGTTGCCGCAAAACCTTTAACGAAATTTGTTCCTAATAAAAACAATACAAAACAACTTAAAAGAGTAGTAATATGACCATCAACTATAGATGAATTAGCTCTTTGAAAACCGCTATCAATAGATCTTGAAAGAGTATTGCCGTCATATAATTCTTCTCTAATTCTCTCAAATATTAGAATATTTGCATCAACTGCCATACCAATGCTAAGTATAAGCCCAGATATTCCAGGTAAAGTCAAAGTTACAGGAATTAATGAATATAGGGCTAAGTTAAAGAAACCATAAAGTACTAGAGATAGAACTGAAACGAAACCTAGAATTCTATAATTAAAAATCATAAATATTCCAACAAAAATTAATCCACTAATAGCTGCATAAAGACTTTTTAAAATATTTTTGGATCCCAATAAAGCCCCTATAGTGTTAGTTTCTACTATTTCAATTGGCAATGGTAATGAGCCTCCTTTAAGTTGAACTTCTAATTCTCTAGCATTTTCAGCAGTAAAATTACCGCTTATTGTTGCTGATCCACCTGTAATACCAGTACTAGCAAACTGGTTACCAACACTAGCTTCACTTATAGATTCGCCATCAAGGATGATAGCCAATAGTTGATTAGTGCCAGCAATTGACTTTGTAATTTCTGCAAACTTTTCACCTCCTGAATTACTAAAAGCTAATAAAACTTCCCAATTATTATTTGTTTGTTCTTGTCTCCTTCCTGCGTTAATAAGATCCTTACCAGATAAATCCGTTTTAATAAATAAATTTGTAATTTCTTTATCAACATATTTTTTGATTTCAATTAACCTCCCATATAAATCATTACTAGTAGATGAGTAATTCAAATCTTGCTCTATATTTGTAAGATCATCTTGAATAACTTTTAAGAAATTATCATTATTTTGATTTTTTTCTTCAAAGGAATATTGTTCAATTAATTCTCTAATACTCAATCTTTGCAGTTGCAGGTTTTTTAAATCTTTAGATGTTCCTTCTTTTTGGGTTCTAAATTCTAATAAAGCAGTCTTACCTAATACCCTTGAAGCAACTAATGGATTTTGTTCGCCTGGTAATTCTAAAATCAATTGATCACCACCGAGTGTTTGTAAATTAGACTCAGAAACTCCTAAATTATTAACGCGCTTATCTATAACCGAATTAACTGCTTCAAGTTCATCCCTTGTTACCTTACCTTCCTCTTTAATAATTTGTAGTGTAAGTTGAGAACCACCTTGTAAATCCAATCCCAACTGTAAGGGATAATTTATTAATAGATAAACAGATAAAGTAAGTAGAAATATAATAAAAAAAAGCCAACCTTGCCTTCTTTTCATTTTCTATATACTCCCACTAATTAAATGTTCAACTTTTTCAACTATTTGATGTGGTTGGATTATTGTCAAATTCTCAAGATTTCCATTATAGGGAGTTGGAATATCCTGACTAGATAATCTAATTGGTCGGGCATCAAGATCATCAAAACACTCTTCTGTTATCAAGGCAATTAATTCTGCACCAATACCTCCAGTCTTCATACATTCTTCAACAATAATTACTTTATTTGTTTTTCTTATT
Coding sequences within it:
- the mnmH gene encoding tRNA 2-selenouridine(34) synthase MnmH, with the protein product MYFKRKELEKFRCFKGPLIDVRSPSEYYKGHMPNSINIPLFDDDERSIIGTIYKKGSRKKAVIEGLKFFEKKMELLLDNLFKSIESHTTIANKNDELFIRIYCSRGGMRSQSIGWLLDKFKLNIVTLNGGYKIYRKWVLDSFSNKLNLVVIGGKTGTGKTRLLSLLEKYKYQTIDLEGFACHRGSTFGGLGMKKQPSNEQFENIIAEKLNSFKCSNNIFVEAESANIGKCKIPHEFFNQMKNSRRIEIIRSESNRLDELIDTYSVFKKEELQESVLRIKKRLGPQRTKIALESINNEKWDLVCKSVLEYYDKCYEYEKVGKTNIKIIDLTDKKYDESTLELINNVL
- the psb28 gene encoding photosystem II reaction center protein Psb28, whose protein sequence is MTTNKTAKIQFYEGTDEPVVPEIRLTRSKDGTTGQALFLFEKPQALSSITDGEITGMRMIDSEGEILTREVKVKFVDGEPIFLEAVYIWKNTPDFERFMRFANSYAKSNGLGYSEKK
- a CDS encoding AI-2E family transporter; this translates as MNSSLYFKLVAILITLLIVWTLRDFLLLIICSLVISNIVCNLSNQIQNGLKIPRSISLFLVLTVISVIIFSIFILVLPPFIKEFNEILVDIPNGLSKINILINTNLNKFNSLFYGEQSENVIDIFSLINNVVTIPDVSTIAKAIQESFKNLINIAGNLGSGLLRLVFVLAVSLMISIEPKQYKENVLLLIPKNYRNKFRNILEKCNIALANWTFSMVISSLSVGLLSLIVLSILDVKYVVSNALIAMVLNIIPNIGPVISGIFPISIALLDNFWKPLAVLGSYVIIQNIESYIIMPSIMKKKANLLPGLTLISQFGFTFIFGPLGLILSLPLAVVIQVLIKESFKDI
- the secF gene encoding protein translocase subunit SecF, with translation MNYNLELIKNKRKIISFSTFLILLSLLGILYSTFNTSYKKPINLGMDFVGGNELRIERVCEDECSNLSPDSVLENLRDISSNKKFINNIKLQFQNNNKLISIRTPYLSIEESNNLITNLDNIIGPLNYESKDSRLIGPKLGKRLLTNCVTSLLVSLFAISLYITIRFDKKYALFALLALFHDLLIVFGIFSWLGIILSVEVNSLFAVSLLTIAGYSVNDTVVIFDRIRENLKSKEEGYNETIQLSVNESFRRTTFTSITTLIPLLSIILFGSYSLFWFSLALSLGIIVGSFSSILLAPSLLLKD
- the secD gene encoding protein translocase subunit SecD; translated protein: MKRRQGWLFFIIFLLTLSVYLLINYPLQLGLDLQGGSQLTLQIIKEEGKVTRDELEAVNSVIDKRVNNLGVSESNLQTLGGDQLILELPGEQNPLVASRVLGKTALLEFRTQKEGTSKDLKNLQLQRLSIRELIEQYSFEEKNQNNDNFLKVIQDDLTNIEQDLNYSSTSNDLYGRLIEIKKYVDKEITNLFIKTDLSGKDLINAGRRQEQTNNNWEVLLAFSNSGGEKFAEITKSIAGTNQLLAIILDGESISEASVGNQFASTGITGGSATISGNFTAENARELEVQLKGGSLPLPIEIVETNTIGALLGSKNILKSLYAAISGLIFVGIFMIFNYRILGFVSVLSLVLYGFFNLALYSLIPVTLTLPGISGLILSIGMAVDANILIFERIREELYDGNTLSRSIDSGFQRANSSIVDGHITTLLSCFVLFLLGTNFVKGFAATLGIGVLISLFTSLNCSKTILRFFTTYQSLRQKNLFLPKNNFSN